One window of Mesorhizobium sp. PAMC28654 genomic DNA carries:
- a CDS encoding cupin domain-containing protein: MKIIACGSVPTIIAPEKYFTGRVLQTPVIEKEAPARLRATMVSFEPGARTHWHTHPLGQTLYVTSGAGRAQTWGGPIQEIKAGDVISFEPGEKHWHGAGLKSTMAHMAMQEALDGVHADWLEKVSDEQYGG; this comes from the coding sequence ATGAAGATCATTGCCTGCGGCAGCGTGCCGACCATCATCGCGCCGGAAAAGTATTTTACAGGCCGGGTGCTGCAGACGCCGGTCATCGAGAAGGAAGCGCCGGCGCGGCTCAGGGCCACGATGGTCAGTTTCGAGCCCGGCGCGCGCACCCACTGGCACACGCATCCTCTTGGCCAGACGCTCTATGTCACATCGGGCGCCGGCCGCGCGCAGACATGGGGCGGGCCGATCCAGGAGATCAAGGCCGGAGACGTCATCTCGTTCGAGCCGGGTGAAAAGCATTGGCATGGCGCCGGTCTGAAATCGACGATGGCACATATGGCCATGCAGGAAGCGCTCGACGGCGTCCATGCCGACTGGCTGGAGAAGGTGAGTGACGAGCAATATGGCGGCTGA
- a CDS encoding Lrp/AsnC family transcriptional regulator, with protein sequence MPLKADLDAIDWKILRELQGDGRMTNVELSSRVGISAPPCLRRVKRLEESGIIRGYRALLDAPALGLDVVAFCLVGLHHQADAELRTFAERTRGWPIVRDAWMVSGESDFLLHCVASDLGAFQTFVIEELTSTPNVDTVRTALTIRRVKDEGLVAFKA encoded by the coding sequence ATGCCGCTCAAAGCCGACCTCGACGCCATCGACTGGAAGATCCTGCGCGAGCTTCAGGGCGACGGGCGTATGACCAATGTCGAACTGTCGAGCCGCGTTGGCATTTCGGCGCCGCCATGCCTGCGCCGGGTCAAGCGCCTGGAGGAAAGCGGCATCATCCGCGGCTACCGCGCCTTGCTCGACGCACCGGCGCTGGGTCTCGATGTCGTCGCCTTCTGCCTGGTCGGGCTGCATCACCAGGCGGACGCGGAGCTGCGCACCTTCGCCGAACGCACGCGCGGATGGCCGATCGTGCGCGACGCCTGGATGGTGTCGGGCGAATCCGACTTCCTGCTGCATTGCGTGGCAAGCGACCTCGGCGCCTTCCAGACCTTCGTCATCGAGGAGCTGACCTCGACGCCCAATGTCGACACGGTGCGCACCGCGCTGACCATCCGCCGCGTCAAGGACGAGGGGCTGGTGGCGTTCAAGGCCTGA
- a CDS encoding LysR family transcriptional regulator produces the protein MALDWDKLRVFHAAAEAGSFTHAAETLHLSQSAISRQVSALEHDVGVPLFNRHARGLVLTEQGEMLFRTAHDVLMKLETIKSRLTETKDRPSGVLRVTTTVGLGAGWLTERVQEFIELYPEISLQLILANEELDLTMRQADCAIRLRQPQQPDLIQRRLFTVHFHLYAAPSYVAKHGKPASVAELKSHRIVTFGVPVPSHLSELNWLETVGDFDGGQRVPTLQINDILSIKRAVQGGAGIAMLPDYVISKDSGLVQLLPETEVPSFDTYFAYPDAMKNQAKLHVFRDFIIAKARSWSF, from the coding sequence ATGGCGTTGGACTGGGACAAGCTACGCGTGTTTCACGCTGCGGCGGAGGCGGGGTCATTTACCCATGCCGCGGAGACATTGCATCTATCGCAATCGGCAATTTCGCGGCAGGTCAGCGCGCTTGAACATGATGTCGGCGTACCGCTGTTCAACCGCCATGCGCGCGGCCTCGTGCTGACCGAGCAGGGCGAGATGCTGTTTCGCACGGCGCATGACGTGTTGATGAAGCTTGAGACGATCAAGTCGCGGCTGACCGAAACCAAGGACCGTCCGTCGGGCGTGCTGCGGGTGACGACGACCGTGGGCCTCGGCGCCGGCTGGCTGACCGAGCGCGTGCAGGAATTCATCGAGCTCTATCCGGAAATCAGCCTGCAGCTGATCCTGGCCAATGAGGAACTCGACCTCACCATGCGCCAGGCCGATTGCGCCATCCGCCTACGGCAGCCGCAACAGCCCGACCTGATCCAGCGCCGCCTGTTCACCGTGCATTTCCATCTCTACGCGGCTCCTTCATACGTCGCCAAGCACGGCAAGCCGGCGTCGGTGGCCGAGTTGAAGAGCCATCGCATCGTCACCTTCGGTGTGCCTGTGCCCTCGCATCTGTCGGAACTGAACTGGCTGGAGACGGTCGGCGATTTCGACGGCGGACAGCGCGTGCCAACGCTGCAGATCAACGATATATTGTCGATCAAGCGCGCGGTGCAGGGCGGAGCGGGCATCGCCATGCTGCCCGACTATGTGATCAGCAAGGATTCAGGCCTGGTGCAGTTGCTGCCGGAGACCGAAGTGCCGTCCTTCGACACCTATTTCGCCTATCCGGACGCGATGAAGAACCAGGCGAAGCTGCATGTCTTTCGCGATTTTATCATTGCCAAGGCGCGCAGCTGGTCGTTCTGA
- the trxB gene encoding thioredoxin-disulfide reductase, translated as MTTKHAPVLIIGSGPAGYTAAVYAARAMLKPMLVAGLQQGGQLMITTDVENYPGFADPIQGPWLMEQMLKQAEHVGTDIINDIITEVDLNVRPFRAKGDSGTTYTADALIIATGAQAKWLGIPTEQHFMGFGVSACATCDGFFYRGKDVAVIGGGNSAVEEALYLSNLAKSVTVIHRRGDFRAERILRERLLKKDNVRVIWDTVIDEITGRPGKTPLPPSVEGLKLKHVVTGAETHLKVDGVFVAIGHAPAVDLFVGKLKQKPNGYLWTAPDSTRTDVPGVFAAGDVTDDIYRQAVTAAGLGCMAALEAEKYLAGIEVHREAAE; from the coding sequence ATGACCACCAAGCACGCTCCCGTTCTCATCATCGGCTCCGGCCCCGCCGGCTACACGGCGGCTGTATACGCGGCACGCGCCATGCTGAAGCCGATGCTGGTCGCCGGCCTGCAGCAGGGCGGTCAGCTGATGATCACCACCGATGTCGAGAACTATCCCGGCTTCGCCGATCCGATCCAGGGTCCGTGGCTGATGGAGCAGATGCTGAAGCAGGCCGAGCATGTCGGCACCGACATCATCAACGACATCATCACCGAGGTCGACCTCAACGTGCGGCCATTCCGCGCCAAGGGCGATTCCGGCACCACTTACACGGCGGACGCGCTCATCATCGCCACCGGCGCGCAGGCGAAATGGCTGGGCATTCCGACCGAACAGCACTTCATGGGTTTTGGCGTGTCGGCCTGCGCCACCTGCGACGGCTTCTTCTATCGCGGCAAGGATGTCGCGGTGATCGGCGGCGGCAATTCGGCGGTGGAGGAGGCGCTTTATCTGTCCAACCTCGCCAAGAGCGTGACGGTCATCCATCGGCGCGGCGACTTCCGCGCCGAGCGTATCCTGCGCGAGCGGCTGCTCAAGAAGGACAATGTCCGCGTCATCTGGGATACGGTCATCGACGAGATCACCGGCCGGCCCGGCAAGACGCCGCTGCCACCATCGGTCGAAGGGCTGAAGCTCAAGCATGTGGTGACCGGCGCCGAGACGCACCTCAAGGTCGACGGAGTGTTCGTGGCGATCGGCCACGCTCCGGCGGTCGATCTGTTCGTCGGCAAGCTCAAGCAGAAGCCTAACGGTTACCTGTGGACGGCACCGGATTCGACCCGCACCGACGTACCCGGCGTGTTCGCCGCCGGTGACGTGACCGATGATATCTACCGCCAGGCGGTGACGGCGGCGGGGCTCGGCTGCATGGCCGCGCTGGAGGCGGAAAAGTATCTGGCTGGCATCGAGGTTCACCGCGAGGCGGCTGAGTAA
- a CDS encoding putative bifunctional diguanylate cyclase/phosphodiesterase, with translation MSILATIRDHSGRVYRGIQVLLVLSIGAAALGAFDVSRNLPSGTAFGISIAATALALLALMYMRSSVVHRLQSAAAAEAEKHHFLTKDAMTGAMTRRYFLEALRDSLGTMRDRREATLLLIDLDHFKQLNDTFGHQFGDLTLAHVVRTAERIFAGGMVGRLGGDEFGVIVAHSDLTTINKDVRRLLDAMRAGKSHEGKIIPLSISVGVALAPSHASNSTELMLLADLALYESKAAGRGRVTVFDEEMLSDKRYRRLVERELRAAIYLGELELHYQPIVNPDSSPYALEGLIRWRHPVRGLISPAEFIPIAERSTLIDMLGEWVFKRACADIGHFQGRRISINVSGEQLKRDEIVTMCDRVLKETGRSATQFVIEITETVATAATPEILRRLEALRGLGFHIALDDFGTGHCGFNYLKTLPIDSIKIDRSYIRSLAYDQVAQIFVSALAQIARIQDVTIVAEGVETQEEFALAKAAGCNRFQGYFFGRPVPRDKIDPIQANAPPLALIA, from the coding sequence ATGAGCATACTGGCGACGATCAGGGACCATAGCGGCAGGGTCTATCGCGGTATCCAGGTCCTTCTGGTGCTGAGCATCGGCGCGGCCGCGCTCGGCGCCTTCGACGTCTCGCGGAACCTGCCTTCCGGCACCGCCTTCGGCATATCGATCGCCGCCACCGCGCTCGCCTTGCTGGCGCTGATGTATATGCGCAGCAGCGTCGTCCATCGCCTGCAGTCGGCGGCGGCCGCGGAGGCGGAAAAACATCATTTCCTGACCAAGGACGCCATGACCGGGGCGATGACCCGCCGTTACTTCCTCGAAGCGCTGCGCGACAGCCTCGGCACCATGCGAGACAGGCGCGAGGCGACCCTGCTCCTGATCGACCTCGATCATTTCAAGCAGCTCAACGATACGTTCGGGCATCAGTTCGGCGACCTCACCCTGGCGCATGTGGTTAGGACAGCCGAGCGCATCTTTGCCGGCGGTATGGTCGGGCGGCTTGGCGGCGACGAGTTCGGCGTCATCGTCGCGCATAGCGACCTCACCACCATCAACAAGGACGTGCGGCGCCTGCTGGACGCCATGCGGGCTGGAAAATCGCATGAGGGCAAGATCATCCCGCTCTCCATTTCGGTCGGCGTGGCGCTTGCGCCGTCGCATGCGTCGAATTCGACCGAACTCATGCTGCTCGCCGATCTGGCGCTCTACGAGAGCAAGGCGGCGGGTCGCGGGCGCGTCACCGTGTTCGACGAGGAAATGCTCTCCGACAAGCGCTATCGCCGCCTGGTCGAGCGCGAATTGCGCGCAGCCATCTATCTCGGCGAGCTCGAACTGCATTACCAGCCGATCGTCAACCCGGACAGCTCGCCCTACGCGCTGGAAGGGTTGATCCGCTGGCGTCATCCGGTGCGCGGGCTTATATCGCCGGCCGAATTCATCCCCATCGCCGAGCGCTCGACCCTGATCGACATGCTCGGCGAGTGGGTGTTCAAGCGGGCCTGCGCCGATATCGGCCATTTCCAGGGCCGCCGCATCTCGATCAACGTTTCCGGCGAGCAGCTCAAGCGCGACGAGATCGTCACGATGTGCGACCGCGTGCTGAAGGAAACCGGCCGGTCCGCGACGCAATTCGTCATCGAGATCACCGAGACGGTGGCGACCGCCGCCACGCCCGAGATCCTGCGGCGCCTCGAAGCGCTGCGCGGCCTCGGCTTCCACATCGCGCTCGACGATTTCGGCACCGGCCATTGCGGCTTCAACTATCTGAAGACCCTGCCCATCGACAGCATCAAGATCGACCGCTCCTATATCCGCAGCCTTGCCTATGACCAGGTCGCGCAGATCTTCGTCTCGGCTCTGGCGCAGATCGCGCGCATCCAGGACGTCACCATCGTTGCCGAAGGCGTGGAGACGCAGGAGGAGTTCGCTCTGGCCAAGGCCGCCGGCTGCAACCGCTTCCAGGGCTATTTCTTCGGCCGGCCGGTGCCGCGCGACAAGATCGACCCCATCCAAGCCAATGCCCCGCCGCTTGCCCTGATCGCCTGA
- a CDS encoding methyltransferase family protein: MRPFSAIAGTAAFFIVAPGVVAGLVPCLLTDNYRLPWSTLTGLVAASAILIAVSVAILLHAFARFALEGRGTPAPVAPTERLVVGGIYRHIRNPMYVAVLSIILGQALLFSSWTLAAYCVSVAMAMVSFVRLHEEPTLARRYGAEYETYRRNVPGWLPRLTPWWGGN; encoded by the coding sequence ATGCGGCCATTTTCGGCGATCGCTGGCACTGCGGCCTTCTTCATCGTGGCGCCCGGCGTGGTCGCCGGCCTGGTGCCGTGCTTGCTGACAGACAACTATCGCTTGCCGTGGTCGACACTGACCGGCCTCGTGGCCGCCAGCGCGATCCTGATCGCCGTGTCCGTCGCCATCCTACTGCATGCCTTCGCACGCTTTGCGCTCGAAGGCCGGGGTACTCCGGCACCTGTGGCGCCGACTGAAAGGCTGGTTGTCGGCGGCATCTACCGCCACATTCGCAACCCGATGTATGTGGCCGTGCTGTCAATCATCCTTGGCCAGGCGTTGCTGTTTTCAAGCTGGACGCTCGCAGCCTATTGCGTGAGCGTCGCCATGGCCATGGTGTCCTTCGTCCGGCTCCATGAGGAGCCGACACTGGCCCGCCGCTACGGCGCCGAGTACGAGACTTACCGCCGCAACGTGCCCGGCTGGCTGCCGCGCCTGACGCCCTGGTGGGGTGGCAATTAA
- a CDS encoding D-glycero-alpha-D-manno-heptose-1,7-bisphosphate 7-phosphatase, whose product MADRDAPLNPYPLAEPGLWVERVGERTFAAGTPALFLDRDGTINVDTGYPDDPAKMVLLGGIVPVIAAANRRGIPVVIVTNQSGIARGYFGWGDFAAVNGRVLDLLRADNASVDMVVACAYHDAGEGPLAIADHPMRKPNPGMLLEAAKRLGLDLKRSLIVGDKPADMEAGRRAGLSRGWLVDGDATGEAGFEVLPLRDRDDLEGLLAAVEAL is encoded by the coding sequence ATGGCTGACAGGGACGCCCCGCTGAACCCGTATCCGCTGGCGGAGCCGGGCCTATGGGTCGAGCGGGTCGGCGAGCGCACTTTCGCCGCCGGAACACCGGCGCTGTTCCTCGATCGCGACGGCACCATCAACGTCGATACGGGCTATCCCGACGACCCCGCCAAGATGGTTCTGCTGGGTGGCATCGTGCCGGTCATCGCGGCGGCCAACCGGCGAGGCATTCCCGTCGTCATCGTCACCAACCAGTCGGGCATAGCGCGCGGCTATTTCGGCTGGGGCGATTTCGCTGCCGTCAACGGCCGTGTGCTCGACCTGCTGCGCGCCGACAATGCATCCGTGGATATGGTTGTCGCCTGCGCCTATCACGACGCGGGTGAGGGGCCGCTGGCGATCGCCGATCATCCGATGCGCAAGCCCAATCCGGGCATGCTGCTGGAGGCGGCGAAGCGTCTCGGGCTCGACCTCAAGCGCTCGCTGATCGTCGGCGACAAGCCGGCGGACATGGAAGCGGGCCGGCGTGCGGGGCTGTCGCGTGGCTGGCTGGTCGATGGCGACGCGACCGGCGAAGCCGGGTTCGAGGTTCTGCCGTTGCGCGACCGCGATGATCTGGAAGGGCTGCTGGCGGCGGTCGAGGCGCTTTGA
- a CDS encoding DHA2 family efflux MFS transporter permease subunit — protein sequence MSGRRFYLVAAVYLGTFVALLDVSIVNVALPTIQQALNTDFGGLQWVVDSYTLCLSAFMLSAGLIGDRYGRKRSWLAGVGIFVVGSAICAFAPNLTVLLTGRVVQGVAGALLIPGALSILTQAFPDARERAGVIGGWSSFAAVSLLVGPILGGVLVETAGWQSIFLINLPVGLFTIVLGALSIKETAHPEHAHLDLIGLALSIVWLGALTFGLISAGENGWGDQRTVIALAVALVGLVLFVGFEARTPRPMLPLGLFRDIRFSVANVASFALGLTSYTSVFLYSMFLQQVQGWSPTQTGLRMAPIFLVQMLVSPAIGRLSHRYGHSVLMTSGYFLIGVSMLGMCWAGPATPYAAIGLLFAIGGLGNSLAIPTSNAAAMSYAPRERSGMVSAVINATRQTGLAIGIALLGALMSMRATSLLTANLETAGVADAEAVARAAVSRHDFVTDATMGESGLRDLFAAAYAGGFHAAMLTAAIVAFLTAALLLTVLAPAEARSARTAKQEG from the coding sequence ATGTCGGGCCGTCGTTTCTATCTTGTTGCCGCCGTCTATCTCGGCACGTTCGTGGCGCTGCTCGACGTCAGCATCGTCAATGTCGCGCTGCCGACGATCCAGCAGGCGCTGAACACCGATTTTGGCGGCCTGCAATGGGTTGTCGATTCCTACACGCTGTGCCTGTCGGCCTTCATGCTGTCGGCGGGGCTGATCGGCGACCGCTATGGGCGCAAGCGCTCCTGGCTGGCGGGCGTCGGCATTTTCGTGGTTGGTTCCGCCATCTGCGCGTTCGCGCCCAATTTGACGGTGCTGCTGACTGGGCGGGTGGTGCAGGGCGTTGCCGGGGCATTGCTCATTCCCGGCGCGCTGTCGATCCTGACACAGGCATTTCCCGATGCCCGCGAGCGCGCCGGCGTCATCGGCGGCTGGTCGTCCTTCGCCGCCGTTTCGCTGCTGGTCGGCCCCATCCTCGGCGGCGTCCTGGTTGAAACCGCCGGATGGCAGAGCATTTTCCTCATCAACCTGCCGGTCGGCCTGTTCACGATCGTGCTGGGTGCTCTCTCGATCAAGGAGACGGCGCATCCAGAACATGCCCATCTTGACCTCATCGGCCTGGCGCTCAGCATCGTCTGGCTGGGCGCGCTGACCTTCGGCCTGATATCGGCCGGCGAGAACGGATGGGGCGACCAGCGGACGGTCATTGCGCTTGCCGTCGCCCTCGTCGGTCTGGTGCTCTTCGTCGGCTTCGAGGCGCGCACGCCGCGTCCCATGCTGCCGCTCGGCCTGTTCCGCGACATTCGCTTCTCCGTCGCCAATGTCGCGTCCTTCGCGCTCGGCCTGACCTCCTACACCAGCGTCTTCCTCTATTCGATGTTCCTGCAGCAAGTGCAGGGCTGGTCGCCGACGCAGACCGGTCTGCGCATGGCGCCTATCTTCCTTGTCCAGATGCTCGTCTCGCCGGCGATCGGCAGGCTCAGCCATCGCTACGGGCATTCCGTGTTGATGACGTCGGGCTATTTCCTGATCGGCGTCTCGATGCTCGGCATGTGCTGGGCCGGGCCCGCGACGCCCTATGCGGCGATCGGCCTGTTGTTTGCGATCGGTGGTCTCGGCAATTCGCTGGCGATCCCCACCAGCAATGCCGCTGCCATGTCCTACGCGCCACGTGAACGCTCCGGGATGGTGTCGGCGGTCATCAACGCCACCCGCCAGACCGGCCTTGCCATCGGCATCGCACTGCTTGGCGCCCTGATGAGCATGCGGGCGACAAGCCTGCTGACGGCAAATCTCGAAACAGCCGGTGTCGCCGATGCCGAAGCGGTGGCCCGCGCCGCCGTTTCGCGACACGACTTCGTAACCGACGCCACCATGGGTGAGAGCGGTCTGCGCGACCTGTTCGCGGCCGCCTATGCCGGAGGTTTCCACGCGGCGATGCTGACGGCGGCGATTGTTGCGTTCCTCACGGCGGCGCTGCTGCTGACCGTGTTGGCGCCAGCCGAGGCGCGTTCGGCCAGAACGGCCAAGCAGGAGGGGTGA